From the genome of Candidatus Nanopelagicales bacterium, one region includes:
- a CDS encoding hemolysin III family protein: MATGSGRPASNAARYTSAPAETSPATALIELIKPKMRGWLHLGAAPTAALAGLLLIILAPARLRIPITVYAASTVLLFTISATYHRVNWNPRARAIMQRVDHSAIFVLIAGSFTAVAASMVTGNSGMVMLTAAWVAAAIGILGRLFWVNAPRWLFVPAYILFGVSAVFYAPAIIHNGGVAAFILIVVGGVLYIAGAVIFALKRPDPSPRLFGFHEVFHSFTLGGYISHYVAVLLAVTGATVLS, from the coding sequence ATGGCTACTGGCTCGGGGAGACCCGCGAGCAACGCAGCGCGCTACACATCTGCGCCAGCCGAGACCTCGCCCGCGACGGCGCTGATCGAGCTCATCAAGCCGAAGATGCGGGGCTGGCTGCACCTCGGGGCCGCTCCGACGGCTGCGCTCGCGGGGCTGCTTTTGATCATTCTCGCTCCGGCCCGGCTACGCATTCCGATTACGGTTTATGCCGCGTCGACGGTTTTGCTCTTCACCATCTCCGCGACTTACCACCGGGTGAACTGGAACCCCAGGGCACGAGCCATCATGCAGCGCGTCGACCACTCGGCGATCTTTGTGCTGATTGCTGGCTCATTCACGGCTGTGGCGGCCTCAATGGTCACCGGAAATTCGGGCATGGTCATGCTGACGGCTGCCTGGGTCGCAGCCGCGATCGGCATCCTGGGCCGACTGTTCTGGGTCAATGCACCCCGCTGGTTGTTCGTTCCTGCCTACATTCTGTTCGGTGTGAGCGCGGTCTTCTACGCTCCGGCAATCATCCACAACGGCGGCGTGGCGGCATTCATCCTCATCGTGGTCGGCGGCGTCCTCTACATCGCTGGCGCAGTGATCTTCGCGCTGAAACGGCCGGACCCGAGCCCGCGGCTGTTCGGCTTCCACGAGGTCTTCCACTCGTTCACGCTCGGTGGGTACATCAGCCACTACGTGGCCGTACTCCTCGCCGTGACCGGCGCAACTGTCTTGAGCTAG